The following are encoded in a window of Dromaius novaehollandiae isolate bDroNov1 chromosome 11, bDroNov1.hap1, whole genome shotgun sequence genomic DNA:
- the LOC112990889 gene encoding H(+)/Cl(-) exchange transporter 5 isoform X8: protein MLLIGLLAGSLAGLIDISAHWMTDLKEGVCLAGFWFNHEHCCWKSNTTFTDRDKCPEWKSWSQLIIGHGEGAFAYILNYFMYVMWALLFSLLAVLLVKGFAPYACGSGIPEIKTILSGFIIRGYLGKWTLIIKTITLVLAVSSGLSLGKEGPLVHVACCCGNILCHLFTKYRKNEAKRREVLSAAAAAGVSVAFGAPIGGVLFSLEEVSYYFPLKTLWRSFFAALVAAFTLRSINPFGNSRLVLFYVEFHMPWHLLELIPFILLGIFGGLWGAFFIRSNIAWCRRRKTTKLGKYPVLEVFVVTAITAVLAFPNEYTRMSTSELISELFNDCGILDSSKLCEYVNDFNSTKGDDLPDRAAGPGVYTAMWQLALALIMKVFITIFTFGMKVPSGLFIPSMAVGAIVGRLLGVGMEQLAFYHHDWVIFSGWCSQGADCITPGLYAMVGAAACLGGVTRMTVSLVVIMFELTGGLEYIVPLMAAAMTSKWVADAIGREGIYDAHIRLNGYPFLEAKEEFSHKTLAMDVMRPRRNDPPLTVITQDSMTVEDVEAIINETTYSGYPVVVSRESQRLVGFVLRRDLIISIENARKKQDGIVSTSIIYFTDHSPPLPPSSPSMLKLRSILDLSPFTVTDQTPMEIVVDIFRKLGLRQCLVTHNGKLLGIITKKDVLKHIAQLANQDPDSILFN from the exons ATGCTTCTCATAGGGTTGTTAGCAG GTTCCTTAGCTGGTCTGATAGATATCTCTGCCCATTGGATGACAGATCTGAAAGAAGGAGTGTGTTTGGCAGGCTTCTGGTTTAACCATGAGCACTGCTGTTGGAAATCTAACACAACGTTTACAGACAGAGACAAGTGTCCAGAGTGGAAGAGCTGGTCACAGCTTATTATTGGCCATGGGGAG GGGGCGTTTGCATATATTCTCAACTACTTCATGTACGTTATGTGGGCCTTGTTATTCTCCCTTCTTGCTGTGTTACTTGTAAAGGGGTTTGCTCCTTATGCCTGTGGCTcaggaatcccagag ATCAAAACTATCTTAAGTGGTTTCATCATTAGAGGCTACCTGGGCAAGTGGACGCTGATCATCAAAACCATCACCTTAGTGTTGGCAGTGTCCTCTGGCCTGAGCTTGGGAAAAGAGGGCCCCCTGGTGCACGTTGCCTGCTGCTGTGGGAACATCTTGTGTCATCTCTTCaccaaatacaggaaaaatgaagcaaagcGCAGAGAG GTTTtatcagcagctgcagctgctggtgtGTCTGTAGCTTTTGGTGCACCGATTGGAGGAGTGCTCTTTAGCCTGGAAGAG GTCAGTTATTATTTTCCTCTTAAGACACTGTGGCGCTCTTTCTTTGCTGCTCTGGTAGCTGCGTTTACTCTGCGCTCCATCAACCCTTTTGGGAACAGCCGCCTGGTTCTCTTCTATGTGGAGTTTCACATGCCGTGGCATCTTCTGGAGCTTATACCATTCATCCTTTTGGGAATATTTGGTGGGCTTTGGGGAGCTTTCTTCATTCGCAGCAACATTGCCTGGTGCAGGCGACGCAAGACAACCAAACTTGGCAAATACCCAGTGCTGGAGGTGTTTGTAGTGACTGCAATCACAGCTGTCCTGGCCTTCCCCAATGAATACACCAGAATGAGCACCAGCGAGCTGATTTCTGAGCTATTCAATGACTGTGGGATTTTGGACTCTTCCAAGCTCTGCGAGTATGTGAATGATTTCAACAGCACCAAAGGGGATGACCTGCCAGACCGAGCTGCTGGCCCAGGAGTTTACacagccatgtggcagctggcTTTGGCCCTTATAATGAAAGTCTTCATTACAATCTTCACCTTCGGCATGAAG GTCCCTTCAGGTCTCTTCATCCCCAGTATGGCAGTCGGCGCTATTGTGGGCAGATTGCTAGGAGTAGGAATGGAGCAGCTGGCGTTTTACCACCACGACTGGGTCATCTTCAGTGGCTGGTGCAGCCAAGGGGCTGACTGTATCACTCCTGGTCTCTATGCAATGGTTGGGGCTGCAGCGTGTCTAG GTGGGGTGACCCGAATGACTGTGTCCCTGGTGGTCATTATGTTTGAGCTCACTGGTGGACTGGAATACATAGTTCCTCTGatggcagcagccatgaccagcAAGTGGGTGGCAGATGCCATTGGGCGGGAAGGCATTTATGATGCCCATATTCGTCTCAACGGCTACCCTTTCTTGGAAGCCAAGGAAGAGTTCTCGCACAAGACACTTGCAATGGATGTAATGAGGCCACGGAGGAACGATCCGCCTCTGACTGTCATCACTCAGGACAGCATGACAGTAGAAGATGTTGAGGCCATAATCAATGAAACAACGTACAGTGGCTACCCAGTGGTGGTGTCACGGGAGTCCCAAAGGCTTGTTGGATTTGTCCTCAGGAGAGACCTCATCATTTCAATCG AAAACGCCCGGAAGAAGCAGGATGGGATTGTGAGCACTTCAATTATTTATTTCACTGACCACTCTCCTCCACTGCCTCCGAGCTCCCCGTCCATGCTCAAACTCAGGAGCATCCTGGACCTCAGTCCTTTCACAGTGACAGACCAAACGCCCATGGAAATTGTCGTGGATATATTCCGCAAGCTCGGATTGCGCCAGTGCCTGGTCACTCACAACGG GAAGCTACTTGGGATCATTACCAAAAAGGATGTATTAAAGCACATTGCACAGCTGGCTAACCAGGACCCAGACTCTATACTCTTCAATTAA
- the LOC112990889 gene encoding H(+)/Cl(-) exchange transporter 5 isoform X1 codes for MAKSDRLNKEEEASGSIAGRMAAASLKRWINQEPLGLDALAMDQKGYRRGSYQSSTSDEDMVEIAGASLDFSMADDDPPLDREMGGFSSYNGGGMNGTSKMMDFLEEPLPGVGTYEDFNTIDWVREKSRDRDRHREITSRSKESTWALIHSVSDAFSGWLLMLLIGLLAGSLAGLIDISAHWMTDLKEGVCLAGFWFNHEHCCWKSNTTFTDRDKCPEWKSWSQLIIGHGEGAFAYILNYFMYVMWALLFSLLAVLLVKGFAPYACGSGIPEIKTILSGFIIRGYLGKWTLIIKTITLVLAVSSGLSLGKEGPLVHVACCCGNILCHLFTKYRKNEAKRREVLSAAAAAGVSVAFGAPIGGVLFSLEEVSYYFPLKTLWRSFFAALVAAFTLRSINPFGNSRLVLFYVEFHMPWHLLELIPFILLGIFGGLWGAFFIRSNIAWCRRRKTTKLGKYPVLEVFVVTAITAVLAFPNEYTRMSTSELISELFNDCGILDSSKLCEYVNDFNSTKGDDLPDRAAGPGVYTAMWQLALALIMKVFITIFTFGMKVPSGLFIPSMAVGAIVGRLLGVGMEQLAFYHHDWVIFSGWCSQGADCITPGLYAMVGAAACLGGVTRMTVSLVVIMFELTGGLEYIVPLMAAAMTSKWVADAIGREGIYDAHIRLNGYPFLEAKEEFSHKTLAMDVMRPRRNDPPLTVITQDSMTVEDVEAIINETTYSGYPVVVSRESQRLVGFVLRRDLIISIENARKKQDGIVSTSIIYFTDHSPPLPPSSPSMLKLRSILDLSPFTVTDQTPMEIVVDIFRKLGLRQCLVTHNGKLLGIITKKDVLKHIAQLANQDPDSILFN; via the exons ggtTTTCCTCATATAATGGAGGAGGGATGAACGGCACAAGCAAAATGATGGATTTCCTGGAGGAACCTCTTCCTGGTGTGGGGACCTACGAAGATTTTAACACTATAGATTGGGTGCGAGAGAAGTCCAGGGACCGGGACAGGCACAGAGAG atTACCAGTAGAAGTAAAGAGTCAACATGGGCCCTGATACACAGTGTGAGTGATGCTTTTTCTGGCTGGTTGTTGATGCTTCTCATAGGGTTGTTAGCAG GTTCCTTAGCTGGTCTGATAGATATCTCTGCCCATTGGATGACAGATCTGAAAGAAGGAGTGTGTTTGGCAGGCTTCTGGTTTAACCATGAGCACTGCTGTTGGAAATCTAACACAACGTTTACAGACAGAGACAAGTGTCCAGAGTGGAAGAGCTGGTCACAGCTTATTATTGGCCATGGGGAG GGGGCGTTTGCATATATTCTCAACTACTTCATGTACGTTATGTGGGCCTTGTTATTCTCCCTTCTTGCTGTGTTACTTGTAAAGGGGTTTGCTCCTTATGCCTGTGGCTcaggaatcccagag ATCAAAACTATCTTAAGTGGTTTCATCATTAGAGGCTACCTGGGCAAGTGGACGCTGATCATCAAAACCATCACCTTAGTGTTGGCAGTGTCCTCTGGCCTGAGCTTGGGAAAAGAGGGCCCCCTGGTGCACGTTGCCTGCTGCTGTGGGAACATCTTGTGTCATCTCTTCaccaaatacaggaaaaatgaagcaaagcGCAGAGAG GTTTtatcagcagctgcagctgctggtgtGTCTGTAGCTTTTGGTGCACCGATTGGAGGAGTGCTCTTTAGCCTGGAAGAG GTCAGTTATTATTTTCCTCTTAAGACACTGTGGCGCTCTTTCTTTGCTGCTCTGGTAGCTGCGTTTACTCTGCGCTCCATCAACCCTTTTGGGAACAGCCGCCTGGTTCTCTTCTATGTGGAGTTTCACATGCCGTGGCATCTTCTGGAGCTTATACCATTCATCCTTTTGGGAATATTTGGTGGGCTTTGGGGAGCTTTCTTCATTCGCAGCAACATTGCCTGGTGCAGGCGACGCAAGACAACCAAACTTGGCAAATACCCAGTGCTGGAGGTGTTTGTAGTGACTGCAATCACAGCTGTCCTGGCCTTCCCCAATGAATACACCAGAATGAGCACCAGCGAGCTGATTTCTGAGCTATTCAATGACTGTGGGATTTTGGACTCTTCCAAGCTCTGCGAGTATGTGAATGATTTCAACAGCACCAAAGGGGATGACCTGCCAGACCGAGCTGCTGGCCCAGGAGTTTACacagccatgtggcagctggcTTTGGCCCTTATAATGAAAGTCTTCATTACAATCTTCACCTTCGGCATGAAG GTCCCTTCAGGTCTCTTCATCCCCAGTATGGCAGTCGGCGCTATTGTGGGCAGATTGCTAGGAGTAGGAATGGAGCAGCTGGCGTTTTACCACCACGACTGGGTCATCTTCAGTGGCTGGTGCAGCCAAGGGGCTGACTGTATCACTCCTGGTCTCTATGCAATGGTTGGGGCTGCAGCGTGTCTAG GTGGGGTGACCCGAATGACTGTGTCCCTGGTGGTCATTATGTTTGAGCTCACTGGTGGACTGGAATACATAGTTCCTCTGatggcagcagccatgaccagcAAGTGGGTGGCAGATGCCATTGGGCGGGAAGGCATTTATGATGCCCATATTCGTCTCAACGGCTACCCTTTCTTGGAAGCCAAGGAAGAGTTCTCGCACAAGACACTTGCAATGGATGTAATGAGGCCACGGAGGAACGATCCGCCTCTGACTGTCATCACTCAGGACAGCATGACAGTAGAAGATGTTGAGGCCATAATCAATGAAACAACGTACAGTGGCTACCCAGTGGTGGTGTCACGGGAGTCCCAAAGGCTTGTTGGATTTGTCCTCAGGAGAGACCTCATCATTTCAATCG AAAACGCCCGGAAGAAGCAGGATGGGATTGTGAGCACTTCAATTATTTATTTCACTGACCACTCTCCTCCACTGCCTCCGAGCTCCCCGTCCATGCTCAAACTCAGGAGCATCCTGGACCTCAGTCCTTTCACAGTGACAGACCAAACGCCCATGGAAATTGTCGTGGATATATTCCGCAAGCTCGGATTGCGCCAGTGCCTGGTCACTCACAACGG GAAGCTACTTGGGATCATTACCAAAAAGGATGTATTAAAGCACATTGCACAGCTGGCTAACCAGGACCCAGACTCTATACTCTTCAATTAA